The proteins below come from a single Ictalurus furcatus strain D&B chromosome 27, Billie_1.0, whole genome shotgun sequence genomic window:
- the LOC128602743 gene encoding ADP-ribosylation factor-like protein 4C: MGNGLSTVGPFQSLHVVMLGLDSAGKTTVLYRLKFDEFVNTVPTIGFNAERVRVNNGAARGISCHVWDVGGQEKLRPLWKSYSRCTDGIVYVVDSVDAERLDEAKAELHKVARLTENQGAPLLVIANKQDLPGSLPAADIEKRLGLRELGPSTAYHVQPACAIIGEGLHEGMDKLYDMIAKRRKALKQKKKR, encoded by the coding sequence ATGGGGAACGGATTGTCCACGGTGGGACCGTTCCAGTCGCTACACGTGGTGATGCTCGGGCTGGACTCGGCAGGAAAGACCACGGTTCTGTACCGCCTCAAGTTCGACGAGTTCGTGAACACGGTTCCGACCATCGGCTTTAACGCCGAGCGCGTACGTGTGAACAACGGCGCCGCGCGGGGGATCAGCTGCCACGTGTGGGACGTGGGCGGCCAGGAGAAGCTGCGTCCGCTCTGGAAGTCGTACAGCCGCTGCACGGACGGCATCGTGTACGTGGTGGACTCGGTGGACGCCGAGCGGCTGGACGAAGCCAAGGCTGAGCTTCACAAGGTGGCACGACTCACCGAGAACCAGGGAGCGCCTCTGCTCGTCATCGCCAACAAGCAGGACCTGCCCGGCTCCCTGCCTGCCGCCGACATCGAGAAGAGGCTGGGGCTGCGAGAGCTCGGACCCTCCACCGCGTACCACGTGCAGCCCGCCTGCGCCATCATCGGTGAGGGGCTGCACGAGGGCATGGACAAGCTGTACGACATGATCGCCAAGCGCAGGAAGGCTctgaaacagaagaaaaaacgATAA
- the LOC128602603 gene encoding hatching enzyme 1.2-like: protein LADLNRTTPASLSYCLLVLLSLSLFVSLYEGSSELLLEGDILLPRSRNALVCATKNCFWKKSSNGLVEVPFTLSRVFSSSDKTVIANAMATFRSKTCISFVPRTNQTDYLSIKSKDGCYSNLGRTGGAQVVSLNRLGCVYYGIVEHELNHALGFYHEHTRSDRDQYVTINWENIKPEMQSNFNLQKTNNLNTLYDYSSVMHYGKTAFSINGQDTITPIPDPSVKIGQRNELSAIDILRINTLYKC from the exons CTCGCTGATCTCAACCGCACTACACCAGCATCATTATCCTACTGCTTATTGGTTTTGTTGTCCTTATCCCTTTTTGTTTCTCTGTATGAAGGATCCAGTGAACTGTTGTTGGAGGGAGACATACTCTTGCCAAGAAGCAGGAACGCTCTGGTCTGCGCCACCAAAAACTGCTTTTGGAAGAAGTCCTCAAATGGCTTAGTGGAGGTGCCTTTCACACTGAGCCGTGTTTTCT CTTCCTCTGACAAGACTGTAATTGCCAACGCCATGGCCACCTTCCGCAGCAAAACCTGCATTAGTTTTGTTCCCAGGACAAATCAAACTGACTACCTGAGCATCAAGAGCAAAGACGG ATGCTACTCTAATCTGGGCAGAACAGGTGGTGCTCAGGTGGTCTCTCTCAACAGGTTGGGTTGTGTTTACTACGGCATCGTCGAGCACGAGCTGAACCACGCGCTCGGTTTCTACCACGAGCATACTAGGAGTGACCGTGATCAGTACGTCACCATCAACTGGGAAAACATCAAACCAGAAATGCAGTCTAATTTCAACCTACAGAAAACCAACAACCTCAACACGCTGTACGACTACTCCTCCGtgatgcactatgggaaaacAGCTTTCTCCATCAACGGTCAGGACACCATCACTCCTATCCCTGATCCTTCAGTGAAGATTGGACAGAGAAATGAGTTGTCCGCCATCGACATCCTGAGGATCAACACTCTCTACAAGTGCTGA